The DNA segment TGGGTCTCCGTGCTCCTCCTCACCCTGTTCGCCGGGCTGCTGGTCACGGCGACGCTCTGGCTCCAGCGGCTGCGCACCTCGGACGAGGACGCTCCGGCCCACCACGCGGCGCCGGGACGGAAGATCACCGCCCAGCACGCCTGAGGGGCGGGCCGGAGCCCCGGTTCACGCCTTCACGCCGCGAGGTCGTGACCGGGGTGCAGTACCACCTTGGTGTAGCCCTCGATCCGTTTGTCGAACTTGTCGTACGCCTGCGGGGCGTCCTCCAGCGGGAGTTCGTGGGAGACCACGAAGCTGGGCCGGGCGCGACCGGAGGCGATCAGGTCGCGCAACTGGCGGTTGTACTTCTTGACGTTGCACTGGCCGGTGCCCATCTTCTGGCCCTTCTCGAACATCTTGCCGATGGGGACCAGGAGTTGGCCGTGCTTGGCGTTCTCGTCCGGGCCGCCGGGGTCGGACGGCACGTACAGGCCCGGTATGCCGAGCCGGCCGGTGGGGCGGACCGTCTCGACCAGTTGGTTGAGGACGATCGCGGGTTCCTCGTGGCCGCTCTCGTCGCCCTTCTGGGCCTGGTAGCCGACGGCGTCGATGCCCTTGTCGGTGCCCTCGCCGTTCGTCTGGGCCTTGATCTGCTCGGCCGGGTCGCCCTGGGTGAAGTCGATCGGGATGGCCCCGATCTCCTCGGCCTTGGCGAGCCGTTCGGGCACCTTGTCGACCACGAACACCTTGGACGCCCCGCGCAGCAGCGCCGAGTAGGCGGCCATCAGGCCCACCGGCCCGGCCCCGTACACCGCGACCGTCTCGCCGGGTGAGACCTGGGCGAGTTCGCAGCCGTGGTAGCCGGTCGGGAAGATGTCGGCCAGCAGGATGTAGTCGGTCTCGTTCTCGTCGCCCTCGGGCAGCTTCAGGCAGTTGAAGTCGGCGAAGGGCACCCGCAGCCGCTCCGCCTGGCCGCCCGTGTACGGGCCCATGGCCACATAGCCGTACGCGCCGCCCGCGAAGCCGGGGTTCACCGTCAGGCAGAACCCGGTCTCCCCGGCGAGGCAGTTCTTGCAGAACCCGCACGCGACGTTGAACGGCATCACGACGCGGTCCCCCACGGACAGCGAGGTCACGCCGTCGCCGACCTCCTCGATCACGCCCAGGTTCTCGTGGCCGAACACGATGCCCGGCTCGGCCGCCGTGCGCCCCTCGTACATGTGCAGGTCGGAACCGCAGATCGCGGACGAGGTGATGCGGACGATCACGTCGTTGGGGTGCTGGATCTGCGGATCGTCGACCTCTGTCACCGTGACGCTGAAGGGCCTCTCGTAGACAACGGCTTTCACCTGCGTCACCTCCGCGTCTCGTGCCGGATCGCGGTGGCGGGGCGGGCCGGTGCCGGACGCGCGGAAGGCGTGGCCGTGCCGGGGCCCGTGGCCCTCGCTCCACCGCCGTTGCTTCCAGGTAACGCCCCCTGGCGGGGCGCTGCAACCTCCGTGCGGATTGGCGAAGTTTTTGCCTGTGGCCGGTTCGCGGCGCCCCCGCGCTGCTCACCCGGCAGATACCGGCTTTCGCTTCGGCAAAGTGCGGCCCGAAACCGGCGGTGGTACGTGTCGTGGAGGTTACGCGGCCGTTGACCGGGGCCGGTGCCGGGCGGACGCTCGTCATATAGGTGCTCGATACAACTGGTTTGGCGACCGGACCGAAGATCGCGGGAAACCGCAGGTCAGCAACGGGTCGGCCGTGCGCCGGAGGAAGGAGACAGCACATGTGCGGCATCACCGGCTGGGTGTCCTACGACCGTGATCTCGGCGCCGAGGACGCCGTGTTGGATGCGATGACCGAGACGATGGCCTGCCGGGGTCCGGACGACCGGGGCGTCTGGGCCGAGGGGCCCGCCGCGCTGGGTCACCGCCGGCTCGCCATCATCGACCTGCCCGGCGGACGCCAGCCGATGTCGGTGGCGACGCCCCAGGGGAACGTCGCCCTCGTCTACTCGGGCGAGGCGTACAACTTCACCGAGCTGCGCCGCGAACTCGGCGACCGGGGACACCGGTTCACCACCGACTCCGACACCGAGGCCGTGCTGCGCGGCTACCTGGAGTGGGGCGACTCGGTGGCCGAGCGGCTGAACGGCATGTACGCCTTCGCCGTGTGGGACGGGCGGCACGACAAGCTGGTGATGATCCGCGACCGGATGGGCATCAAGCCGTTCTACTACCAGCCCACCGCCGACGGCGTCCTCTTCGGCTCCGAGCCCAAGGCGATCCTCGCCAACCCGCTGGTCCGCCCCCGGGTCGCGCTGGACGGGCTGCGGGAGCTGTTCACCATGGTCAAGACGCCGGGCCACGCGGTGTGGGACGGCATGCGCGAGGTCGAGCCGGGCACCGTCGTCACCGTCGACCGCTCCGGCCCGCGCACCCGGGTGTACTGGCGGCTTGAGACCCGCCCGCACACCGACGACAAGGACACGACGATCGGAACCGTCCGCACGCTGCTGGACGACATCGTGCGCCGCCAGCTCGTCGCGGACGTGCCCCGCTGCACCCTGCTCTCCGGCGGCCTGGACTCCTCCGCCATGACCGCGCTGGCCGCCGGGCAGCTCGCGGAGCAGGGCGAGAAGGTCCGCAGCTTCGCGGTCGACTTCGCCGGGCAGACGGACAACTTCGTCGCGGACGAGCTGCGCGGGACCCCCGACACCCCTTACGTCCACGACGTGGCCCGGCTCGCCGGCACCGACCACCAGGACATCGTCCTGGACGTGCAGTCCCTCGCCGACCCCGCCGTCCGCGAGAAGGTGATCCGCGCCCGCGACCTGCCGGCCGGGTTCGGTGACATGGACGCCTCCCTCCTGCTGCTCTTCCGGGCCATCCGGGACCGGTCCACGGTGGCGCTGTCGGGCGAGTCGGCGGACGAGGTGTTCGGCGGCTACCTCCAGTTCTTCGACGAGGAGGCCCGGCAGGCGGACACCTTCCCCTGGCTGGTGCGCTTCGGCCGCCACTTCGGCGACGACACGGGCGTGCTGCGGCCCGAGCTGACGGAGGCGCTGGACCTGAAGGGGTACATCGCGGACGGGTTCCGCACGGCGGCCGCCGGGGTCGAACGGCTCGACGGCGAGAGCGACCTGGAGTTCCGCATGCGGCGGATGTCCTACCTCCACCTCACCCGGTTCGTGCGCGTCCTGCTCGATCGCAAGGACCGGATGAGCATGGCGGTCGGGCTGGAGGTGCGGGTGCCGTTCTGCGACCACCGGCTCGTGGAGTACGTCTACAACACGCCCTGGGCGCTGAAGTCGTTCGACGGCCGAGAGAAGAGCCTGCTGCGGGAGGCAACGGCGGACGTGCTGCCCCGCTCGGTCTACGACCGGGTCAAGAGCCCCTACCCCTCCACCCAGGACCCGGGCTACGGCCGCGCCCTGCAGACTCAGGTCATGGACCTGCTGGCCAAGCCGTCCCACCGGGTCTTCGACCTGCTCGACCGGGAGAAGGTGCGCCGGATCGCGGAGAGCGGGTCCCTGGCCGGCGCCCAGGCGGCCCGGCGAGGGCTGGAGCGGACGCTCGACCTCGCGACCTGGCTGGACCTGTACGCACCCGAGGTGACCCTCGGCTGAGCCGCGCGGCAGGGGTGTGGAGGGCGTCGACGGCGCCCTCCGCACCCTTTTGTGTGCCGTCGTCCCGCCGCCCGACTCCCTTTCTGCAAAGGGAAGTTGACTGAACTTCACCCTTCTTCAGCACATCCTCTTGACTGGTACAGACCAATGCGTTTGAGTGTGGCCTCACACCCCCCATCACGGCCGCCCCCCACGCCTTCGCCGGTGTCTCCGGCATACCCGCAGTGAGCGCGCCCGCGCTCCGCCCTGCGCTGGAACGGCCGTGGCACATCTAGGAGTTGATTCAGTGTCGAGACGGCACATCTCCGCCGCGCTGGCCGCCCTCGCCCTCGCCGTGGCACCCGCCCTGCTGCCGGCACCGGCCGCTTCCGCCGCCCCCGCGGCCTCCTGTTCGAGCTACCCGAACTGGGTGGCCGGCAAGTCGTACCGGACCGGTGACATCGTCCGGTACACCGACGGCAAGGCGTACATCGCCGAGCACGACAACCCGGGCTACGACCCGATCATCAGCACCTGGTACTGGGACCCGTACAACTGCGACGGCGGCGGCGGGACCACGCCCGTCGGCAACTTCGTCGTCACCGAGGCCCAGTTCAACCAGATGTTCCCGAACCGGAACTCGTTCTACTCCTACAGCGGGCTGGTGAACGCGCTCGGCGCCTACCCCGGCTTCGCCAACACCGGCAGTGACACGGTGAAGAAGCAGGAGGCCGCGGCCTTCCTCGCCAACGTGAACCACGAGACCGGCGGCCTGGTCTACGTGGTCGAGCAGAACACCGCGAACTACCCGACGTACTGCGACTGGAGCCAGTCGTACGGCTGCCCGGCCGGGCAGGCGGCGTACTACGGGCGCGGTCCGATCCAGCTGAGCTGGAACTTCAACTACAAGGCGGCGGGCGACGCGCTCGGCATCGACCTGCTGCACAACCCGAACCTGGTGCAGAACGACAGCGCCGTCGCCTGGAAGACCGGCCTCTGGTACTGGAACACCCAGTCCGGACCGGGCTCCATGACGCCGCACAACGCCATGGTGAACCAGGCGGGCTTCGGGCAGACGATCCGCAGCATCAACGGCTCCCTGGAGTGCGACGGCCGCAACCCGGGCCAGGTGCAGAGCCGCGTCGACGCCTACCAGCGCTTCGCGCAGATCCTCGGCGTCTCCCCCGGTGGCAACCTCTACTGCTGAACCTCCGCAGCTGACGAGGCGACGCTCCCGGCGCGCCACGGCCACCCCGGCCGTGGCGCGCTCGTGCGTCACCGGGCGCCGCACCGAGGTGCCCGAGGTGTGGGTGCCGCGACAAAGGGCACTCAGAGACGGCACACGGTACGTCCAGCGCCCGGGAGGCGGACGATGGGACCACTGGCAGCCCTGCCGACACCACCGGGCGTGTACACCCCGCAGCACGACACCGATCTCATCGCCCGCGTCCTGGAGAAGGAGCACCTGGACGCCCGCTCCGCCGTGCTCGACCTGTGCACCGGCAGCGGCGCCCTGGCCGTGCGGGCCGCCGCGCGCGGGGCGCGGGTCACCGCGGTCGACATCTCCCGGCGGGCCCTGGCCACCGCGTGGTGCAACGCGCTGCTCGCCGGGCAGTGCATCTCGGTGCGCCACGGCGACCTCGTCTCGGCCGTGCCGGGCCGCCGGTACGACCTGGTGGTGAGCAACCCGCCCTACGTGCCCGCGCCCGCCCTGAGGCCGCCGAGCCGGGGTTCCGCGCGCGCCTGGGACGCCGGGCCGGACGGGCGGATCTTCGTGGACCGGATCTGCGACGCCGGCGCCGGAGTGCTGCACCGGGGCGGTGTCCTGCTCCTGGTGCACTCCGCGCTGTGCGGCACCGCGCCGACCCTGGACCGGCTCACCGGCGCGGGTCTGGACGCCACCGTGGTGGACCGGGCCACCGTGCCCTTCGGCCCCGTGCTGCGCGAGCGCCGTTCCTGGCTGCACAGCCGGGGCATGCTGCGCGACCGGCACGAGGACGAGGAGGAGCTGGTGGTGGTCCGCGCCGTGCGCCGGTGACCCGTACGGCCCGTTTCGGCGGCCTTCAGCGGGTACTCGTGCGGGACGGACCCGAGGACCCGAGCCGGAAGGACGGTGGTCGGCCGTGGGCCGAGAAGCCGAGAACGCGACGAGCGTGACGATCACCCCCGACGGCCCGCTGCTGCTGCCCGGACCCGTCGAGGTGACCCTCCCGGACGGCACGGTCGTCACCTCGCGGCGCTTCACGGTCGCGCTCTGCGTCTGCCGCCGCAGCCGCATCTACCCCTGGTGCGACACCAGCCACCGCCGCCGCACGAAGTCCGCGAAGGAGACCCGGTGACCGCGCCCGCACTCCCCCAGCCGCGCGGGGTCCTGTCCGCCGCCGTCGTCGCCGCGCTGAACAGCGGTGACACCGCCCTGGACAGCACGGTCCCGCCCGCCGTCGACCCGTACGGCGACGACCTCCAGCTCGCCCTGTACGTGCTCTACGAGCTGCACTACCGGGGCTTCGCGGGCGTGCCCGACGAGCTGGAGTGGGACCCCGGGCTGCTGGCGCTGCGCCGCTCGCTGGAGCGGCCGTTCCTCGCGGCCCTGCGCCGGGACGTACCGCAGGGCACGAGCGCCGGGGAGGCGCTGGACGCGCTGCTGGTCGAGCCGGTCGGGCACGACGACAGCAGCGTCAGCCACCATCTCCAGCGCGACGGCGAGCTGTGGCAGCTCACCGAGTACGCGGCGCTGCGCTCGCTGTACCACCTGAAGGAGGCCGACCCGCACGCCTGGGTCATCCCGAGGCTGCGCGGCCGGGCCAAGGCGGGCATGGTGGCCGTCGAGTTCGACGAGTTCGGCGCCGGCCGCCCCGAGGAGATCCACGCCCGGCTCTACGCCGACCTGATGGACGACCTCGGCCTGGACACCGCCTACGGCCACTATCTCGACCGGGCGCCGGCCGTCGCGCTGGCCACGGTCAACCTGATGTCCCTGTTCGGGCTGCACCGCGCGCTGCGGGGCGCCCTGGTGGGGCACTTCGCCACCGTCGAGGTGACCTCGTCGCCGGGTTCCCGCCGGATGGCGGCGGCGATGCGCCGTGCCGGTGCGGGAAGGGCCGCGCAGCGGTTCTACGACGAGCACGTGGAGGCGGACGCCGTGCACGAGCAGGTGGTCCGCCGGGACGTGGTCGGCGGGCTGCTGGCCGACGAACCGTACCTCGAACCCGACATCGCCTTCGGCGTGCACGCCACCGGCCTGCTGGAGGACCGGCTCGGCGCGCAGGTGCTGAAGGCGTGGCGCCAGCAGCACAGCGCCCTGCGGACAGGCGGCGCGCCGCTGCCGTGACCGTCGTACGACACGGACAGCGGCCCGGACCGACGAGGTCCGGGCCGCTGTCCGTGTACGGCGTGAGCGGGGCTCAGGCGTCCAGGAGCTGGTTGAAGAAGGTGCGGTACTGCTGGAGTGCCAC comes from the Streptomyces seoulensis genome and includes:
- a CDS encoding CDGSH iron-sulfur domain-containing protein, whose product is MGREAENATSVTITPDGPLLLPGPVEVTLPDGTVVTSRRFTVALCVCRRSRIYPWCDTSHRRRTKSAKETR
- a CDS encoding HemK2/MTQ2 family protein methyltransferase, coding for MGPLAALPTPPGVYTPQHDTDLIARVLEKEHLDARSAVLDLCTGSGALAVRAAARGARVTAVDISRRALATAWCNALLAGQCISVRHGDLVSAVPGRRYDLVVSNPPYVPAPALRPPSRGSARAWDAGPDGRIFVDRICDAGAGVLHRGGVLLLVHSALCGTAPTLDRLTGAGLDATVVDRATVPFGPVLRERRSWLHSRGMLRDRHEDEEELVVVRAVRR
- a CDS encoding iron-containing redox enzyme family protein encodes the protein MTAPALPQPRGVLSAAVVAALNSGDTALDSTVPPAVDPYGDDLQLALYVLYELHYRGFAGVPDELEWDPGLLALRRSLERPFLAALRRDVPQGTSAGEALDALLVEPVGHDDSSVSHHLQRDGELWQLTEYAALRSLYHLKEADPHAWVIPRLRGRAKAGMVAVEFDEFGAGRPEEIHARLYADLMDDLGLDTAYGHYLDRAPAVALATVNLMSLFGLHRALRGALVGHFATVEVTSSPGSRRMAAAMRRAGAGRAAQRFYDEHVEADAVHEQVVRRDVVGGLLADEPYLEPDIAFGVHATGLLEDRLGAQVLKAWRQQHSALRTGGAPLP
- the asnB gene encoding asparagine synthase (glutamine-hydrolyzing), which translates into the protein MCGITGWVSYDRDLGAEDAVLDAMTETMACRGPDDRGVWAEGPAALGHRRLAIIDLPGGRQPMSVATPQGNVALVYSGEAYNFTELRRELGDRGHRFTTDSDTEAVLRGYLEWGDSVAERLNGMYAFAVWDGRHDKLVMIRDRMGIKPFYYQPTADGVLFGSEPKAILANPLVRPRVALDGLRELFTMVKTPGHAVWDGMREVEPGTVVTVDRSGPRTRVYWRLETRPHTDDKDTTIGTVRTLLDDIVRRQLVADVPRCTLLSGGLDSSAMTALAAGQLAEQGEKVRSFAVDFAGQTDNFVADELRGTPDTPYVHDVARLAGTDHQDIVLDVQSLADPAVREKVIRARDLPAGFGDMDASLLLLFRAIRDRSTVALSGESADEVFGGYLQFFDEEARQADTFPWLVRFGRHFGDDTGVLRPELTEALDLKGYIADGFRTAAAGVERLDGESDLEFRMRRMSYLHLTRFVRVLLDRKDRMSMAVGLEVRVPFCDHRLVEYVYNTPWALKSFDGREKSLLREATADVLPRSVYDRVKSPYPSTQDPGYGRALQTQVMDLLAKPSHRVFDLLDREKVRRIAESGSLAGAQAARRGLERTLDLATWLDLYAPEVTLG
- a CDS encoding glycoside hydrolase family 19 protein translates to MSRRHISAALAALALAVAPALLPAPAASAAPAASCSSYPNWVAGKSYRTGDIVRYTDGKAYIAEHDNPGYDPIISTWYWDPYNCDGGGGTTPVGNFVVTEAQFNQMFPNRNSFYSYSGLVNALGAYPGFANTGSDTVKKQEAAAFLANVNHETGGLVYVVEQNTANYPTYCDWSQSYGCPAGQAAYYGRGPIQLSWNFNYKAAGDALGIDLLHNPNLVQNDSAVAWKTGLWYWNTQSGPGSMTPHNAMVNQAGFGQTIRSINGSLECDGRNPGQVQSRVDAYQRFAQILGVSPGGNLYC
- a CDS encoding glutathione-independent formaldehyde dehydrogenase; this translates as MKAVVYERPFSVTVTEVDDPQIQHPNDVIVRITSSAICGSDLHMYEGRTAAEPGIVFGHENLGVIEEVGDGVTSLSVGDRVVMPFNVACGFCKNCLAGETGFCLTVNPGFAGGAYGYVAMGPYTGGQAERLRVPFADFNCLKLPEGDENETDYILLADIFPTGYHGCELAQVSPGETVAVYGAGPVGLMAAYSALLRGASKVFVVDKVPERLAKAEEIGAIPIDFTQGDPAEQIKAQTNGEGTDKGIDAVGYQAQKGDESGHEEPAIVLNQLVETVRPTGRLGIPGLYVPSDPGGPDENAKHGQLLVPIGKMFEKGQKMGTGQCNVKKYNRQLRDLIASGRARPSFVVSHELPLEDAPQAYDKFDKRIEGYTKVVLHPGHDLAA